Proteins encoded together in one Kutzneria kofuensis window:
- a CDS encoding EamA family transporter: protein MQPRHLLAAVFVALVWGINFVAIDIGLESFPPLLFTAIRFAVAAVPAVFFIGRPQVPWRWVLAVGTTIGACQFGLLFLGIHLGMPAGLSSLVIQAQAVFTMVFAALLLGERPGRRQVVGMVIALAGIGLVALDYGQASPVLAFVLVLAAAASWALGNIATRKAAPPDAFRFMVWVSVVPPVPMLVLSALVEGVDTDLDALSHLDASALVSLGYVAWLSTLVGYGLWGMLIRRYGATAIAPYSLLVPVFGMSSSALVLHEKMSGLAIAAAGLVIVGVALTSAFGQKLTGWQRARRDSRYGAPHDVR, encoded by the coding sequence ATGCAACCTCGTCACCTGCTCGCGGCGGTGTTCGTCGCCCTCGTCTGGGGCATCAACTTCGTCGCCATCGACATCGGCCTGGAGTCCTTCCCGCCGCTGCTGTTCACCGCCATCCGGTTCGCCGTCGCCGCCGTGCCGGCGGTGTTCTTCATCGGACGGCCGCAGGTCCCGTGGCGCTGGGTGCTCGCGGTCGGCACGACGATCGGCGCGTGCCAGTTCGGGTTGCTGTTCCTGGGCATCCACCTCGGCATGCCGGCCGGCCTGTCGTCGCTGGTGATCCAGGCGCAGGCGGTGTTCACCATGGTGTTCGCCGCGCTGCTGCTGGGGGAGCGGCCGGGGCGGCGGCAGGTCGTCGGCATGGTCATCGCCCTCGCCGGCATCGGCTTGGTGGCGCTGGACTACGGGCAGGCCAGTCCGGTGCTGGCCTTCGTGCTGGTGCTCGCCGCCGCCGCGAGCTGGGCGCTCGGCAACATCGCCACCCGCAAGGCCGCGCCGCCGGACGCGTTCCGGTTCATGGTGTGGGTCAGCGTCGTGCCGCCGGTGCCGATGCTCGTGCTGTCCGCGCTGGTCGAGGGCGTCGACACGGACCTCGATGCCCTGTCCCACCTGGACGCCTCGGCGCTGGTCTCCCTGGGCTACGTCGCGTGGCTGTCCACCCTCGTCGGTTACGGCCTGTGGGGCATGCTCATTCGCCGTTACGGCGCAACGGCCATTGCTCCTTACTCCTTGCTTGTGCCCGTGTTCGGAATGTCATCGTCGGCTCTGGTTCTGCACGAGAAAATGTCCGGACTGGCGATCGCGGCGGCCGGCCTCGTCATCGTCGGCGTCGCTCTGACCTCGGCGTTCGGCCAGAAGCTGACGGGGTGGCAACGGGCTCGGCGCGACTCGCGCTATGGTGCGCCTCACGACGTTCGGTGA
- a CDS encoding substrate-binding domain-containing protein: MAKWPVAITGLVVLVLLGWLAWTWLGGVLERRAAAEANGCTNGDVVLRVAVTPSIAQPVRDAAQRWTDTHPVIDDSCIRLQVQSVESQTVLTGLTTKWDTDKLGDQPAAWLPDSMLWANRLTAQNNAIVGTAPQSVATSPVVLATQQPGADALASGNLVQWTDLPGLTSAPNGWAGYGKPQWGKFRLAVPDPATNPASALAIQSALAGATAQGAGPVTTDMLAQQGVKDLITKLANSRAAGAPADTLDALDGLAKAADIGTASYSAVPVTEVDLYRRNLGKDGAPKPATPLYEVAMGGASPAADFPFVTLSGSWVGQTQNKAAQQFRDFVRQPAQQKLFAAAGLRVAATPDHPTDAVGMRWPALTQTLVPADATTAQEISASWTAAALGNEVLSVLVDTSPAMGDDGVKAVRDALTGEVNRTVSGSMGLWAYAAGLDGGKPYKQLVPVVRIDQSIDQLHAGIAKLTPANGSQLYASILAVYQSVLADYQNGKHNRVVVVVAGKNDGGLTFDQLRTQLGQAKDAKRPVSVNIIAVGSNVDHDQLSAIAQDTGGSLASVQNGNGVDAALGQLLSTSS; the protein is encoded by the coding sequence ATGGCCAAATGGCCCGTCGCGATCACCGGCCTGGTCGTGCTGGTCCTGCTCGGCTGGCTGGCCTGGACCTGGCTGGGCGGCGTGCTGGAGCGGCGGGCCGCCGCCGAGGCCAACGGCTGCACCAACGGCGACGTGGTGCTGCGCGTCGCCGTGACGCCGAGCATCGCCCAGCCGGTGCGCGACGCCGCGCAGCGCTGGACCGACACCCACCCGGTCATCGACGACTCGTGCATCCGGCTGCAGGTGCAGTCGGTGGAGTCGCAGACCGTGCTCACCGGGCTGACCACCAAGTGGGACACCGACAAGCTCGGCGACCAGCCGGCGGCCTGGCTGCCCGACTCGATGCTGTGGGCGAACCGGTTGACGGCGCAGAACAACGCCATCGTCGGCACGGCGCCGCAGTCCGTCGCCACCAGCCCGGTGGTGCTGGCCACGCAGCAGCCCGGCGCGGACGCGCTCGCCAGCGGCAACCTGGTGCAGTGGACGGACCTGCCGGGCCTGACGTCCGCGCCGAACGGCTGGGCCGGCTACGGCAAGCCGCAGTGGGGCAAGTTCCGGCTCGCGGTGCCCGACCCGGCGACCAACCCGGCGAGCGCGCTGGCCATCCAGTCGGCGCTGGCCGGCGCGACCGCGCAGGGCGCGGGCCCGGTGACCACGGACATGCTGGCGCAGCAGGGCGTCAAGGACCTCATCACGAAGCTGGCCAACTCCCGGGCCGCCGGCGCGCCGGCCGACACCCTGGACGCGCTGGACGGCCTGGCCAAGGCCGCCGACATCGGCACCGCCAGCTACAGCGCGGTGCCGGTCACCGAGGTCGACCTGTACCGCCGCAACCTCGGCAAGGACGGCGCGCCGAAGCCGGCGACACCGCTGTACGAGGTGGCGATGGGCGGCGCGAGCCCGGCCGCCGACTTCCCGTTCGTCACGCTGTCGGGCAGCTGGGTCGGACAGACGCAGAACAAGGCGGCGCAACAGTTCCGCGACTTCGTGCGGCAGCCGGCGCAGCAGAAGCTGTTCGCCGCGGCCGGACTGCGGGTCGCGGCGACGCCGGACCACCCGACCGACGCCGTCGGCATGCGCTGGCCGGCGCTCACCCAGACCCTGGTTCCGGCCGACGCCACCACCGCACAGGAGATCTCCGCCAGCTGGACCGCGGCGGCGCTGGGCAACGAGGTGCTGTCGGTGCTGGTGGACACCTCGCCGGCGATGGGGGACGACGGCGTGAAGGCCGTCCGCGACGCCCTCACCGGCGAGGTGAACCGGACGGTGTCCGGGTCGATGGGGCTGTGGGCGTACGCGGCGGGGCTGGACGGCGGCAAGCCGTACAAGCAGCTCGTGCCGGTGGTGCGGATCGACCAGAGCATCGACCAGTTGCACGCCGGCATCGCCAAGCTGACCCCGGCCAACGGCAGCCAGCTCTACGCCAGCATTCTCGCCGTGTACCAGTCCGTGCTGGCCGACTACCAGAACGGCAAGCACAACCGGGTCGTCGTCGTGGTGGCCGGCAAGAACGACGGCGGGCTCACGTTCGACCAGCTGCGGACCCAGCTGGGCCAGGCCAAGGACGCCAAGCGCCCGGTGTCGGTCAACATCATCGCCGTGGGCTCGAACGTGGACCACGACCAGCTCAGCGCCATCGCGCAGGACACCGGCGGCAGCCTGGCCTCGGTGCAGAACGGCAACGGCGTGGACGCCGCCCTCGGCCAGTTGCTCTCGACCAGCAGTTGA
- a CDS encoding LysR family transcriptional regulator, translating into MIDLGRLRALHAISVYGSVNGAAAALGYTPSAISQQLNKLERETRTTLLERRGRGVVLTDAAQALADTAAEVLKLVEQAEIQLEEQRGQPVGKVALGAFPTACRGLLPPVVAELAAEHPALDVTVVEVDPPGAVTAVQRGDIDMAVVHDWQIAPLAMPDDLARESIGEDVADLLVPAGHRLAGRESVTAADLVHERWLCQPPGSICHDWLVQTVRTTGHEPVVSYLVSEYQTQLEFLRAGIGVALMPRLGRAPLPDDVVAVTLEPVPTRRLFTVWRERTSRRPAIKATADALRRVTTRVVDATSRGR; encoded by the coding sequence ATGATTGACCTGGGTCGGCTCCGCGCCCTGCATGCCATCTCCGTATACGGGTCGGTGAACGGCGCGGCGGCCGCGCTCGGCTACACGCCGTCGGCGATCTCCCAGCAGCTCAACAAGCTGGAGCGGGAGACCCGGACTACGCTGCTGGAGCGGCGCGGCCGCGGCGTCGTGCTGACCGACGCCGCGCAGGCGCTCGCCGACACCGCGGCCGAGGTGCTCAAGCTCGTCGAGCAGGCGGAGATCCAACTGGAGGAACAGCGCGGCCAACCCGTCGGCAAGGTCGCCCTCGGCGCGTTCCCGACGGCCTGCCGCGGCCTGCTGCCGCCCGTCGTCGCCGAACTGGCGGCCGAGCACCCGGCGCTGGACGTCACCGTCGTGGAGGTCGACCCGCCGGGCGCGGTGACGGCGGTGCAGCGCGGGGACATCGACATGGCGGTGGTGCACGACTGGCAGATCGCGCCGCTGGCGATGCCGGACGACCTGGCGCGCGAGTCGATCGGCGAGGACGTGGCGGACCTGTTGGTGCCGGCGGGCCACCGGCTCGCCGGCCGCGAATCGGTGACGGCGGCGGACCTCGTGCACGAGCGCTGGCTGTGCCAGCCGCCCGGGTCGATCTGCCACGACTGGCTGGTGCAAACGGTGCGCACGACCGGGCACGAGCCGGTGGTGTCCTATCTGGTTTCCGAGTACCAGACCCAGCTGGAGTTCCTGCGCGCCGGCATCGGCGTCGCGCTGATGCCCCGCCTCGGCCGCGCACCGCTGCCGGACGACGTGGTCGCGGTGACGCTGGAGCCCGTGCCGACCCGCAGGTTGTTCACGGTGTGGCGGGAGCGCACGAGTCGTCGGCCGGCGATCAAGGCGACCGCCGACGCGCTCAGGCGCGTGACAACCCGTGTCGTGGATGCGACAAGCCGGGGCCGGTGA
- a CDS encoding amidohydrolase, with the protein MILLRTATQSVAIADNRIVALGPEAEALGVAEVVDLGDGVLLPAFGDGHAHPVLGGLERQGPPITDKSTVDDIVAEVGRWAREQPGDGWIVAASYDPTLAPDGAFDARWLDAVAPDRPVALRSRDYHAVWCNSSALAAAGITADTPDPRLGRILRRSDGSPLGTLLEWHACDLVLDLIPRRSTEDLVAALEEAGRVYAAAGVTWVQDAWVEPELVDAYLLAVEQERLSFRADLAQRVDPDRWRAQLPSFAAQRERCKRFGRDLVTARTVKFFADGVIETGTASMLDPYTDVPHSHGMPVWSPEELADAVTTFDAERFQIHVHAIGDAAIRAALDAIERARAVNPDWDRRPVIAHVQVVDPADLPRFAELGVIATVQPQWAQTDAVMTELTIPRLGPARADRQYPFATLARLGTRLAFGSDWPVSPADPLIGLGVATSRDWLPGERLDVTQAVQAQTAGVAWQAQAEHEWGELAVGRRADLVCLSGDPAHTPLGDVVVTGTWLSGRPTYAALTLDVDVPRSPSEE; encoded by the coding sequence TTGATCCTGTTACGGACCGCCACGCAGTCGGTCGCGATCGCCGACAACCGGATCGTCGCGCTGGGGCCGGAGGCCGAGGCGCTGGGCGTCGCCGAGGTGGTGGACCTGGGCGACGGTGTGCTGCTGCCGGCGTTCGGGGACGGGCACGCGCATCCCGTGCTGGGCGGGCTGGAGCGGCAGGGCCCGCCGATCACCGACAAGTCCACTGTGGACGACATCGTGGCCGAAGTCGGCCGGTGGGCGCGGGAACAACCCGGCGACGGCTGGATCGTGGCCGCGAGCTACGACCCGACACTGGCGCCGGACGGCGCCTTCGACGCGCGGTGGCTGGACGCCGTGGCGCCGGACCGCCCGGTCGCGCTGCGGTCCCGCGACTACCACGCCGTGTGGTGCAACAGTTCCGCTCTGGCCGCAGCGGGAATCACCGCTGACACACCGGATCCCCGGCTGGGCCGGATCCTCCGGCGTTCCGACGGCAGCCCGCTGGGCACGCTGCTGGAGTGGCACGCCTGCGATCTCGTGCTGGACCTGATTCCTCGACGGTCGACCGAGGATCTCGTTGCGGCGCTTGAGGAAGCCGGGCGGGTGTACGCGGCGGCGGGCGTCACCTGGGTGCAGGACGCGTGGGTCGAGCCGGAACTGGTGGACGCGTATCTGCTCGCCGTGGAACAGGAACGGCTGTCGTTCCGGGCCGATCTGGCCCAGCGGGTCGACCCCGACCGCTGGCGTGCGCAGCTTCCGTCCTTCGCGGCACAACGAGAACGGTGCAAGCGCTTCGGCCGCGACCTGGTGACCGCGCGAACCGTGAAGTTCTTCGCCGACGGGGTGATCGAGACCGGGACCGCGTCGATGCTCGACCCGTACACGGATGTGCCGCATTCACACGGGATGCCGGTGTGGTCGCCGGAAGAGTTGGCCGACGCCGTCACGACGTTCGACGCGGAGCGGTTCCAGATCCACGTGCACGCCATCGGCGACGCCGCGATCCGGGCGGCCCTGGATGCCATCGAACGGGCGCGAGCCGTCAATCCGGACTGGGACCGCCGGCCGGTGATCGCCCACGTGCAGGTGGTGGATCCCGCCGACCTGCCGAGGTTCGCGGAGCTGGGCGTGATCGCGACCGTGCAGCCGCAGTGGGCGCAGACCGACGCCGTGATGACCGAGCTGACCATCCCCCGGCTCGGCCCGGCCCGCGCCGACCGGCAGTACCCGTTCGCGACGCTGGCCCGGCTGGGCACGCGGTTGGCGTTCGGCAGCGACTGGCCGGTCAGCCCGGCCGACCCGCTCATCGGACTGGGCGTCGCGACGAGCCGGGACTGGTTGCCGGGCGAACGACTGGACGTGACTCAAGCCGTGCAGGCGCAGACCGCGGGTGTGGCGTGGCAGGCGCAGGCCGAGCACGAGTGGGGCGAGCTCGCGGTGGGCCGCCGTGCTGACCTTGTGTGCCTGAGTGGTGACCCGGCGCACACGCCGCTCGGTGACGTCGTCGTGACAGGAACGTGGTTGTCCGGCCGCCCCACATACGCAGCCCTTACACTGGACGTCGACGTGCCACGTTCACCATCTGAGGAGTGA
- a CDS encoding LacI family DNA-binding transcriptional regulator gives MPGRQITLAEVAQHAGVSLATASRVINGSTRQVSDPLRDRVLASADSLGYLPNASAQALARNSSSLVGLVVHDIADPYFSSIAAGVTRVAEDAGLVVVLGTTARKSERERELLSTLRAHRAKAVVMIGSRSTQRSATAKLADEIMAFTEQGGRVACVSQAKLPVDTVVPANRAGAKALAMALAKLGHRRFVVLGGPEELLTSRDRVSGFRAGLAESGVELPEKSIRYGEFTRDGGYDTVTELLAESTDATCVFAVNDVMALGAMAAMRAAGVRVPEDISVAGFDDIPTLRDVSPTLTTVRLPLEEMGARAAHMALSDHPTDEPRTVRIAAEVVLRESTRRL, from the coding sequence GTGCCCGGACGGCAGATCACGCTCGCCGAGGTGGCCCAGCACGCCGGGGTGTCGCTCGCGACGGCGTCACGGGTGATCAACGGCAGCACCCGCCAGGTCAGCGACCCGCTGCGGGACCGCGTGCTCGCCAGCGCCGACTCGCTGGGCTACCTGCCCAACGCCTCCGCGCAGGCGTTGGCGCGCAACAGCAGCTCGCTGGTCGGGCTCGTGGTGCACGACATCGCCGACCCGTACTTCTCCAGCATCGCCGCGGGTGTCACCCGGGTCGCCGAGGACGCGGGCCTGGTCGTGGTGCTGGGCACCACCGCGCGCAAGTCGGAACGGGAGCGGGAGCTGCTGTCCACGCTCCGCGCGCACCGCGCCAAGGCGGTGGTGATGATCGGCAGCCGGTCCACGCAGCGTTCCGCCACGGCCAAGCTGGCCGACGAGATCATGGCCTTCACCGAGCAGGGTGGCCGGGTGGCGTGCGTGTCACAGGCGAAGCTGCCGGTGGACACCGTCGTGCCGGCGAACCGGGCCGGCGCCAAGGCGCTCGCGATGGCGCTGGCCAAGCTGGGGCACCGGCGTTTTGTCGTGCTGGGCGGCCCGGAGGAGCTGCTGACGAGCCGGGACCGGGTGTCGGGTTTCCGGGCAGGGCTGGCCGAATCCGGCGTGGAGCTGCCGGAGAAGTCCATTCGGTACGGTGAGTTCACCCGCGACGGCGGCTACGACACGGTGACCGAGTTGCTGGCCGAGAGCACCGATGCGACCTGCGTGTTCGCCGTGAACGACGTGATGGCGCTGGGCGCGATGGCGGCCATGCGGGCGGCCGGGGTGCGGGTGCCGGAGGACATCTCCGTCGCCGGTTTCGACGACATCCCGACGCTGCGGGACGTCTCCCCCACGCTGACCACGGTTCGGTTGCCGCTGGAGGAGATGGGCGCGCGGGCGGCGCACATGGCCCTGTCCGATCACCCCACCGACGAGCCCCGCACGGTGCGGATCGCGGCCGAGGTCGTGCTGCGGGAAAGCACCCGACGCCTTTGA
- a CDS encoding peptide MFS transporter translates to MSATVESAKPPQKGFFGHPAALGPLFFTEFWERVSYYGMRAILLFFMYSKLSEGGLGLDPTLAKSLMSIYGASVFMSGVLGGWLADRILGSRRAVLYGGVLIMFGHIALSFPSGVAALYVSMLLITIGTGLLKPNISNMVGGLYDEKDRRRDAGFSIFYMSTNLGAVVAPLLVGTLGQQVSYHLGFSVAAIGMFLALVIYIFGRKRLAAVGDAPSNPLTAEERGKVLGRIAIGAAVVVVLFVIVVLAGLFTVKLVINVISALGILLPALYFITMIRSKRVSSVERSRVVAYIPLFIASLFFWMIEEQGSVVLADYADNRTDLHIGSLPLLASWFQTLNPGFIVVFAPLFALLWTKLGSRQPSTPVKFSLGLGLAGLSYLLMILPAALYGPDAKVSPFWLVGSFFIVILGELCLSPVGLSATTRLAPKAFGAQMMSLWFLSDAAAQGISAQIVPFATPQTEIPYFGIVGGVTVVLAIGLLFLAPAISRKMQGVD, encoded by the coding sequence TTGAGCGCCACCGTTGAGAGCGCGAAGCCTCCCCAAAAGGGATTCTTCGGGCATCCTGCCGCTCTCGGGCCGCTGTTCTTCACCGAGTTCTGGGAGCGCGTCTCCTACTACGGGATGCGCGCGATCCTGCTGTTCTTCATGTACAGCAAGCTCAGCGAGGGCGGCCTGGGCCTCGATCCGACGCTGGCCAAGAGCCTGATGTCGATCTACGGCGCGAGCGTGTTCATGTCGGGCGTGCTCGGCGGCTGGCTGGCCGACCGGATCCTCGGCTCGCGGCGGGCCGTGCTCTACGGCGGCGTGCTGATCATGTTCGGGCACATCGCGCTGTCGTTCCCGTCCGGGGTGGCCGCGCTGTACGTGTCGATGCTGCTGATCACCATCGGCACCGGCCTGCTCAAGCCCAACATCTCCAACATGGTCGGCGGCCTCTACGACGAGAAGGACCGCCGCCGCGACGCCGGCTTCTCGATCTTCTACATGAGCACCAACCTCGGCGCGGTGGTGGCGCCGCTGCTGGTCGGCACGCTCGGCCAGCAGGTCAGCTACCACCTCGGCTTCTCCGTGGCCGCCATCGGCATGTTCCTGGCCCTGGTGATCTACATCTTCGGCCGCAAGCGCCTGGCCGCCGTCGGCGACGCGCCCAGCAACCCGCTCACCGCCGAGGAGCGCGGCAAGGTCCTCGGCCGCATCGCCATCGGCGCCGCGGTCGTCGTCGTGCTGTTCGTGATCGTCGTGCTGGCCGGCCTGTTCACCGTCAAGCTCGTGATCAACGTGATCAGCGCGTTGGGCATCCTCCTGCCCGCTCTGTACTTCATCACCATGATCCGCAGCAAGCGGGTCAGCTCGGTGGAGCGGTCCCGGGTGGTCGCCTACATCCCGCTGTTCATCGCGTCGCTGTTCTTCTGGATGATCGAGGAACAGGGCTCGGTCGTGCTGGCCGACTACGCCGACAACCGCACCGACCTGCACATCGGCAGCCTGCCGCTGCTGGCGTCGTGGTTCCAGACGCTCAACCCCGGCTTCATCGTCGTGTTCGCGCCGCTGTTCGCCCTGCTGTGGACCAAGCTCGGCAGCCGCCAGCCGTCCACCCCGGTGAAGTTCTCCCTCGGCCTCGGCCTGGCCGGCCTGTCCTACCTGCTGATGATCCTGCCGGCCGCGCTGTACGGGCCGGACGCCAAGGTCAGCCCGTTCTGGCTGGTCGGCAGCTTCTTCATCGTCATCCTCGGCGAGCTGTGCCTGTCCCCGGTCGGTCTGTCGGCGACGACTCGGTTGGCCCCCAAGGCCTTCGGCGCCCAGATGATGAGCCTCTGGTTCCTGTCCGACGCCGCCGCCCAGGGCATCAGCGCCCAGATCGTGCCGTTCGCGACGCCGCAGACGGAGATCCCGTACTTCGGCATCGTCGGCGGCGTCACCGTCGTGCTGGCGATCGGCCTGCTCTTCCTGGCCCCGGCCATCTCCCGCAAGATGCAGGGCGTCGACTGA
- a CDS encoding hemolysin family protein — protein MNDGLALLITVLLLLGNGFFVGAEFAIITARRDRLEELARQGQQRARTVIRAGHQLPLLIAGAQLGVTVCSLALGALAEPTVAGLLEEPLAPLGVPATLVHGIAFVVALILVSFCHTVIGEMVPKNLTIAGPERAALWLVPVHFAFCRLTRPLLTAFTVISQALLRLIKVEPKDELEGAYTPDELASLLGESRQEGLLDEPEHRRLAKTLSSAARTVKDVLVPLDRLTTVPAEPTVGDVEAAVAATGFSRFPLLGADRRLAGYLHVKDVLDLADQPPSTPVPRNRVRGLPELPADARLDDALAALRRAQSHLARAVDADGQQLGVVALEDLVEEYVGTVRDGTHVGGR, from the coding sequence GTGAACGACGGCCTCGCACTTCTCATCACCGTGTTGTTGCTGCTGGGCAACGGCTTTTTCGTCGGCGCCGAGTTCGCCATCATCACCGCCCGCCGGGACCGGCTGGAGGAGCTGGCCCGGCAGGGGCAGCAGCGGGCCCGCACCGTGATCCGGGCCGGGCACCAGCTGCCGCTGCTGATCGCCGGCGCGCAGCTGGGCGTGACGGTGTGCTCGCTGGCGCTGGGCGCGCTGGCCGAGCCGACCGTCGCGGGCCTGCTGGAGGAGCCGCTGGCGCCGCTGGGCGTGCCGGCGACGCTGGTGCACGGCATCGCGTTCGTGGTGGCGCTGATCCTGGTGTCGTTCTGCCACACCGTGATCGGCGAGATGGTGCCGAAGAACCTGACCATCGCCGGCCCGGAGCGGGCGGCGCTGTGGCTGGTGCCGGTGCACTTCGCGTTCTGCCGGCTGACCCGCCCGCTGCTGACGGCGTTCACGGTGATCTCGCAGGCGCTGCTGCGGCTGATCAAGGTGGAGCCGAAGGACGAGCTGGAGGGCGCGTACACGCCGGACGAGCTGGCCTCGCTGCTGGGCGAGTCCCGCCAGGAGGGCCTGCTGGACGAGCCGGAACACCGGCGGCTGGCCAAGACGCTGTCCTCGGCGGCCCGGACCGTGAAGGACGTGCTGGTGCCGCTGGACCGGCTGACCACCGTGCCGGCCGAGCCGACCGTCGGCGACGTCGAGGCGGCGGTGGCGGCCACCGGCTTCTCCCGATTCCCGCTGCTCGGGGCGGACCGCCGGCTGGCCGGCTACCTGCACGTGAAGGACGTGCTGGACCTGGCCGACCAGCCGCCGTCGACGCCGGTGCCGCGCAACCGGGTCCGGGGCCTGCCGGAGCTGCCGGCCGATGCCCGGCTGGACGACGCGCTGGCGGCGCTGCGGCGGGCCCAGAGCCACCTGGCCCGGGCGGTCGACGCCGACGGCCAGCAGCTGGGCGTGGTGGCGCTGGAGGACCTGGTCGAGGAGTATGTCGGTACGGTCCGGGACGGCACCCACGTAGGCGGGCGGTGA
- a CDS encoding hemolysin family protein — MTGYLFDVLCLLAVLLLTLANAVFVTAEFSLTTLERSQVDTNVALVGDSRSRAVQKAHRTLSFQLSGAQLGITLATLVTGALAEPALADLIKSPLTALGMPDGGAEAVGAALALLLASALSVVLGELVPKNLAIARPLQTARAVAGFQYAFSRACKAPITVLNGTANWIVRRFGVEPAEELRSARSPQELGSLVRSSAAHGTLDQGTATLLDRSLRFGDRTADELMTPRVRVEALRGDATVLDLIAAALRTGFSRFLVHDGDLDDVRGVVHVKQVFGVPAAQRATTPVSALIRPVPTVPESLEADALLERLGSGLQIAIVVDEYGGTAGIVTMEDLVEEIIGDVRDEHDRREVAPVRPLGRASWMVSGLLRADEVAEATGFRMPDGDYETLAGLVLTRLGEIPTVGDELRVDGWRITVMAMDRHRIAELRVAKVGEAASTSGDRPPAEAPVSGASGVTA, encoded by the coding sequence ATGACCGGCTACCTGTTCGACGTCCTCTGCCTGCTCGCCGTGCTGCTGCTGACGCTGGCGAACGCGGTCTTCGTGACGGCGGAGTTCTCCCTGACCACGCTGGAACGCAGCCAGGTCGACACCAACGTCGCCCTGGTCGGCGACAGCCGCTCGCGCGCCGTGCAGAAGGCGCACCGCACGCTGTCGTTCCAGCTCTCCGGCGCCCAGCTGGGCATCACCCTGGCCACCCTGGTCACCGGTGCGCTGGCCGAGCCGGCGCTGGCCGACCTGATCAAGTCGCCGCTGACCGCTCTGGGCATGCCCGACGGCGGCGCCGAGGCGGTCGGTGCGGCCCTGGCCCTGCTGCTGGCCTCCGCGCTGTCGGTGGTGCTCGGCGAGTTGGTGCCGAAGAACCTGGCGATCGCCCGGCCGCTGCAGACCGCACGCGCCGTCGCCGGCTTCCAGTACGCGTTCTCCCGCGCGTGCAAGGCGCCGATCACCGTGCTCAACGGCACCGCGAACTGGATCGTGCGGCGCTTCGGCGTGGAACCGGCCGAGGAGCTGCGGTCCGCGCGGTCGCCGCAGGAGCTGGGCTCGCTGGTCCGCTCCAGCGCCGCGCACGGCACCCTCGACCAGGGCACCGCGACGCTGCTGGACCGGTCGCTGCGGTTCGGCGACCGCACCGCCGACGAGCTCATGACGCCCCGGGTGCGGGTGGAGGCGCTGCGCGGTGACGCCACCGTGCTGGACCTGATCGCCGCCGCCCTCCGTACCGGCTTCTCCCGCTTCCTCGTGCACGACGGCGACCTCGACGACGTTCGCGGCGTCGTGCACGTGAAGCAGGTGTTCGGCGTGCCGGCCGCACAGCGCGCCACCACGCCCGTGTCCGCGCTGATCCGGCCGGTGCCGACCGTGCCGGAGAGCCTGGAGGCCGACGCCCTGCTGGAGCGGCTCGGCTCGGGGCTGCAGATCGCCATCGTCGTCGACGAGTACGGCGGCACCGCCGGCATCGTGACGATGGAGGACCTCGTCGAGGAGATCATCGGCGACGTCCGCGACGAGCACGACCGCCGCGAGGTGGCGCCGGTGCGGCCGCTGGGCCGGGCCAGCTGGATGGTGTCCGGGTTGTTGCGGGCCGACGAGGTCGCCGAGGCCACCGGCTTCCGGATGCCCGACGGCGACTACGAGACCCTCGCCGGCCTGGTGCTCACCCGGCTCGGCGAGATCCCGACGGTGGGAGACGAACTGCGCGTGGACGGGTGGCGGATCACCGTGATGGCGATGGACCGGCACCGGATCGCGGAGCTGCGGGTGGCCAAGGTCGGCGAGGCGGCCAGCACGAGCGGCGATCGTCCACCGGCGGAGGCGCCGGTGTCGGGCGCGAGCGGGGTGACGGCGTGA